In Rhodopirellula sp. P2, the DNA window CATGTCACCAGATGTGGCAAGCAATTCGGCCTTGTAGGAGATGGCTCGGGCGTTGGAGGGAGCCGCCTGGATCCAGTCGTTGACATGTTGCAGGGCCTGCTCGTTTTGTCCTTGCTGAACATCGCGATTGACGACGGCTTCCATGATCTCAGAGCCGCGCTCAGGAAACCGAACCAGCAACTGGGGTGCGTCGCTGGTGGATGCGTTGTTGCCTGATTGGATGTTGAGCAGGGCGCGTTCGAATTCGAGTTGAGCGGAGGAAGCTCCGCGTGATTGTGCGGTCGTCAACAAGGCGAGTGCCCGGCTGGGGTTGCCTGAGAATCGAGCGACCTTGACTCGGCCCAAGATCGAAGCCTTTCGCTGCGATGGCCAAGGGCTGGCCTGCTCAAAGTACTGGTCCGCCTCCGCAAATCGGCCCGCTTTCAACGCATCTTCTCCCCGGTAGACCCAGTAGGCGGGCAGTCCCCAGTACAGACCAACACCGATCAAGGCGAGCAAGGCAAGGGACATCCACGTCAGTCGCGTTCGTCCCTTCGGCTCTGCATCGCCATTGGCAGAGGAAGCGGTTTCCGTTTTCTCCGCCTCAAGTGGAGCGTTGTTCTTTGCTGCCCGGGGGCGCTTGATATGAACCGTGGAGGATTTGCGTCGAGTTGGCTTCGGTTTTCGTCGTCCGCTCATTCTTGATTCACGTAGAGTCGCAACGCATCCTGTGGTTGATGATCCGCTGTGCTGGGCGGGACGAGGAGATCGAGGTCACCATCGCTGTCCCAGTCGATCAGCACACACGTTGCGGCCTCGCAGGTGTTTTTGCGGAGGGAATGTCGGGTGAAGGTTCCGTCGTCGTTTTGTTCGAACCAGGCTACGCCATCAAAGGAGTCCGCCGGATACTTGGCAACTTCCTCGTCCGCCAAGTAGGCGACCGCTGCGATGTCGGTGTCACCGTCCCCGTCGATGTCACCGCTGACGGCTCGATAGCAGCCCGGCATCACCGCAACGTCGTGAACCGTGAAGGGAAATGAACCTTCGTTTTCCAGCCACTTGATCCCGTGATTGGGCTTCGCCAGACCATCGTCGAATGTATCTCCGTTGGTGTACAGCACGTCGATGTCACCGTCTTGGTCGAAATCAATCAGTTCGATGCTGCTCGATCCTGAAGCGGGGTCCTGGGCATGGAAGACAACGTTCTTTTCGAATTTGCCGTCGCCTCGGTTTCGGTGCAGTTCAACCGTCTCGTAATGTTGGGTGATGAGCGCGAAGAAGTCGGTTCGACCGTCTTGGTCAAAGTCGATCGTTGGCAATGAAATGGTGCCCGGCCTGGGGTCGACCACTTTCCAATCCAATTCGGGGGTGCCCTCGCGAAGACCTTGGTTGGTCGCCAAGTGAATCGAGCCGACAAAATGCAGCCCAAAGTCGGCGACGAGCAAGTCAAGCTTCCCGTCATGGTTGCTGTCGATCGTTCGTGCGTCGGCAACACGGGACAGCCCGAGTTTCAATGCCTGTCGCTGAGGCGGGCCATTCGGCTGGCCACGCAACAACCACACGCTGCCTTGATGTTCTGACTGCGGGTTGAGCGTGCCCAGGTCGGCGACCAAGTAATCGGGGAAGTCGTCCTGGTCCCAGTCCACCGGTTCGATGTGAGCGGGATGCGAGACACTCCCAAGTTCAGTGACTTGGAATCCCTGCTCAGTGACCTCGGCCAGAGTCAACGCGCCCGTCCACATGTCCGAGAGCAGGAAACGCGGACGTTCATCCTCACCGCTGAGCACGCGAATGCTGGAGATGGACGCGGGCTTGTTTTCAGAGGGCCAGGGAATCTGTTGTTCGACAAATCGGTCGTTCGGTACACGGACCGGTTGGGGAATGACAATCTGATCCGGGGCATCGACCCGAAAAAATGCCACGGTGGCATCCAGGTCCGGAATGATCAGGTCACGACGACCCGACTGGCGATAGATGCGGATGCCTTGTTCGACTTCCTCTTGCCAGCGTGCTTTTTCGAAGCTGGCTGGATTGGGAAGTGAATGGCAGTCAGCGCAGAATGCGGTGATCGCATTGACGCTGGTCGGGGCGGCGTTCGCCGATGGTGAGGATTCTGTTTCACCACGATGACATCCTGCCACGGCCACACACAGAACGCAAAGCACGGTGGGACGCATCATGACCCGTCTGGGAAGGAAGAAGCTATTCACTGATTTTCGGTAGCTCAAACGCGTCTTCATCTTCCACCAGCAGCCATTCGCGATCAACGCGGAGCGAGGGCCATGTTTGTACTTTACCGTTTGGCCATTGAACTTCAACGCGAACGTTGGAGCGATTGTCGCCCAGGCCGAAGCGTGTGCACCGTTCATTGCTACAGAAGTAGCCACTGCCGCTTGTCACAAACTTGGTCTGTTTCGCACCTTCATGGTCGATCGAAACCACACTGCCCACAGCACCGCGACTGCTTTGCCGCCCGACCAAGCGAAAGGCGATCCCGGAAGAACTGGTTTCGGTTTGATTGACGAGCAATGCAGTCGGCTCGGATTGATGGGTGATGAGGACATCAACACGACCATCGCGGTTCGCATCGATCGTCCACAGTGCTCGCCCGATATGCGGCTCTTGAAAGTAGTCGCAGGCAACGTGCTCACCAATCTCCTGCAGCGTTCCCGCGGTCGTTCGCTGGAACAACTGGATGGGTTGGGCGTAGGTGGAAGCTGGGCGAACGATCCGGTAATCGTCAACATGTCCATTGGTGACGATCAACTCGTCCGTCCCGTTTTGATCGAAGTCGATCGCTTGAGTTCCGAAGCCGACCAGGGGGATTGTCGGTGCCACGAGTTTCTCGTTCGCCGTGCGATCACGCCAACCACCGCCGGCTGAGGAAATCGACAGGGTGCTGTATTCGTCGGCGTAATTGCTGACGTAAAAGTCTGCCAATTGATCGCCGTTGAAGTCGCTGACCGCGATGCCCATCGATCCTTGGGATCGCGATTGGGCGTCGGTTGCCAGGCCGAGCAAGGTCCCCAGTTCTGCCAGTTGGAAGGAACCCGCCGAGAGAGGATTCAGATCATCGGCTGTCCAGTAGTGATTGGTTGTCATGTCATTGGCAACCAACACATCGATGCCCGTGGTTTTGTCGAAGGATCCCGCCACCACACCCAGGCCGCGACCAGGAATCGAGGGTGTCGCAGCCCAGTCGTCGTTCGCGTCCATGAAGACGCCCTGCTGAGTCGCGGCATAGAAGTTGTCCGGCTCGGCGGAGAACTGATTTGGTGAACAGGAACGAACCCCTGCCGAATTGGCCAACTGACACTCCAGGGTGGTTGGTTCCAGGCCGGCACAATAATTGGCGAT includes these proteins:
- a CDS encoding FG-GAP repeat domain-containing protein, with the translated sequence MMRPTVLCVLCVAVAGCHRGETESSPSANAAPTSVNAITAFCADCHSLPNPASFEKARWQEEVEQGIRIYRQSGRRDLIIPDLDATVAFFRVDAPDQIVIPQPVRVPNDRFVEQQIPWPSENKPASISSIRVLSGEDERPRFLLSDMWTGALTLAEVTEQGFQVTELGSVSHPAHIEPVDWDQDDFPDYLVADLGTLNPQSEHQGSVWLLRGQPNGPPQRQALKLGLSRVADARTIDSNHDGKLDLLVADFGLHFVGSIHLATNQGLREGTPELDWKVVDPRPGTISLPTIDFDQDGRTDFFALITQHYETVELHRNRGDGKFEKNVVFHAQDPASGSSSIELIDFDQDGDIDVLYTNGDTFDDGLAKPNHGIKWLENEGSFPFTVHDVAVMPGCYRAVSGDIDGDGDTDIAAVAYLADEEVAKYPADSFDGVAWFEQNDDGTFTRHSLRKNTCEAATCVLIDWDSDGDLDLLVPPSTADHQPQDALRLYVNQE